The genomic segment CTCCAAGATGGTAACATTAGTCCTCCTCTTTCCTAACTTATTTATTTTGACTACCTCACTAAAAACCCTGAAAACATTAAATATTATATACTTTAAAAACAAAAAGGAAACTAAAAACTGCTTAAAAAAAATATTTTTGATACTTTAAATTAAATAATAAATTTTATTATTTAATATTATTTTTATTTTATATAAGATATTATTTCCTTGTTAATAAATTTTATTTAAAGGATAGGTAATCTTTATGAAAAAACTTACAAATGACTTTGGAAATATAGTAGCAGACAATCAAAATTCACTTTCTGCTGGACCAAAAGGACCTTTACTATTACAAGACTATATCCTACTTGAAAAACTTGCTCATCAAAATAGAGAAAGGATACCTGAAAGAGTAGTGCATGCTAAGGGAAGCGGTGCTTATGGAGAATTAAAAATCACAGCTGATATTTCACAATTTACTAAGGCTAAAGTTTTGCAAAAAGGAGAAGTTACTCCACTTTTCTTGAGATTTTCAACTGTAGCTGGAGAATCCGGTGCAGCTGATGCAGAAAGAGATGTAAGAGGTTTTGCAATTAAGTTTTACACCAAAGAAGGCAATTGGGATTTAGTTGGAAACAACACACCAACTTTCTTTATAAGAGATGCTTACAAATTCCCTGATTTTATCCACACCCAAAAAAGAGATCCAAGAACAAATTTAAGAAACGCAAATGCAGCCTGGGATTTTTGGACATTATGCCCTGAAGCTTTACACCAAATTACAATTTTAATGAGTGATAGGGGAATTCCAGCAAGTTATCGACATATGCACGGCTTTGGAAGCCATACTTATAGTCTCATCAACGATAAAGGAGAAAGGTTTTGGGTAAAATTCCATTTTAAAACTCAACAAGGCATTAAAAATTTAACCAACAAAGAAGCTGAAGAAATTATTGCCAAAGATAGAGAATCTCACCAAAGAGATTTATACAATAGTATCGAAAAAGGGGATTTCCCTAAATGGACATTCCAAGTGCAGATTTTGCCTGAAAATGAAGTGGACAAATTAGGATTCAATCCCTTTGATTTGACAAAAGTATGGCCCCATAGCATCGTACCTTTGATGGATATTGGAGAAATGATTCTTAATAAAAATCCACAAAATTACTTTAACGAAGTAGAACAAGCCGCCTTTAGCCCAAGCAATATCGTGCCTGGAATTGGCTTTAGCCCTGATAAAATGCTCCAAGGCAGAATCTTTAGCTATCCTGATGCGCACCGATATAGAGTAGGAACTAACTATCATCTCTTGCCTATTAATAGAGCAAGAAGTGAGGTTAATACCTATAATGTTGCTGGGGCTATGAATTTTGATGAGTATAAAAACAAATCAGCTTACTATGAACCAAATAGCTATGATGATAGCCCAAAAGAAGATAAAAATTATTTGGAACCAGATTTGAATTTAGAAGCTGCAGCACAACGATATGCGCCATTGGATAATGATTTTTACACCCAACCAAAAGCCTTATTTGACATAATGAATGATTCTCAAAAAGAACAACTCTTTAATAATATTGCCTCATCAATGGAAGGTGTTGAACAAAAAATCATAGACAAAGCCCTAATGCATTTTGAAAAAATTAGCAAAGAATATGCAGAGGGTGTTAAAAAAGCATTGAGTAAATAACTTTTAGAGTGAGGATTCTCACTCTAAAATCATAGCTATTAAAAATCAATTTTTAGATTGACTAATAGATAAACAAGGATAAAATGATGAATGAAATTTCTTTAGAAGAAGAAAAGCGATTTGGAGAGCTTTGCAATATGGCTTTTAATTTCGCTAGAAATAATGAATTTGAAAATCTAAGGATTATGATAGAAGCTGGATTAAATGTTAATCTAAAAACACATAGAGGTGATACTCTACTTATGTTAGCAGCTTATAATAATTCTTTAGAAACCGCTAAAATGTTGCTTGAAAAAGGCGCTAAAGTGGATGAAAAAAATGATAGAGGACAAACCCCATTAGCTGGAGTTTGCTTTAAAGGATATCTGGATATGGCAAAATTATTAGTAAGCAATGGTGCAAATATTGATGAAAATAATGGCTTAGGAATGACTCCTTTTTCTTTTGCTATTATGTTTGGGCGTAAAGATGTCGCAAGATACCTTATGATACACTCCAAGCAAAGCCTCTTTAAAAAAATAAGTTTTTTAATTTTAAATCTTTTAAAAAAATAATCATTTTATTCTCTTCTTGACTTTAGAAATTCATAATATATAAGATTGAGTTTTTCTATACTTGCTTGCAATTCTTCAGAATGAGGAATTTGCGATTCTAATAATTCTAAACGTTTTTGCAAATAATTAAAAAGTTGAAATTGAATATCTGGAATCTTATTTAAATCATTACTTTTACCCTTTACTACAACCTTTGCAGGAATCCCAACGGCTGTAGAATTTGGTGGCACAGAAGTAATCACAACAGAATTTGCACCAATTTTAGAATTTGCTCCAATAGTAATATTACCGAGCACTTTAGCACCTGCTCCAATAACCACATTATCTTCTATCGTTGGGTGGCGTTTAGTTTTTTCTAAACTAACTCCGCCCAAACTCACACCTTGATAAATCGTTACCTCATTCCCCACTTCTGCTGTCTCTCCAATCACCACTCCAATTCCATGATCAATAAAAACTCTATGCCCAATTTTACAAGCAGGATGAATATCAATATTGGTAATCCATTGTGTAAAGCCCATCAAGATTCTAGCTAGAATCTTAAAGCCCTTTAAATGCAATTTATGAGCAAGTCGATAATGCACCAACGCAATTAATCCAGGGTAGTTAAAGAACAATTCAATTTTAGAATTAATCGCGGGGTCTTTTTCTAAAATAACACGAAAATCTTCTTTGATAATCCCAAAAAGGCTTGTAGAATATTTCAATTTAACTCACCTTGGCTCTTAAATACCGTTCGTAAATAGCCATTTTCACTTAGCATAACATAAAGCTGTCCCAAAACTTCTTTCTTCTCATCTTGAGGAATTTCTACGCTTTCATCAAGCTTTTGCTTAAGTCGCCTTTCAATTTCTTTGGTATCAAAATCCAAATCATCTAACACATCTAAAATCGTTTGTGCTTCTAAAAGATTCTCAATCTCATATTTTCCTTTTTCATTAAAAACCACGCTAAATTCCGTAGGGTGAGTAAAGAGATTATGTCGCATTCCAAGAACTTCTTGATAAGCCCCCACAAGAAAGAATCCCAAAAAGTATTCTTCATTATTCACATCAATGTCATGCAAAAACAAGGGGTAATTTTTATCAAAAGCAATCTCTCCATCACTATCACAAGTAATATCCCACAAACTCGCACTTCTTGTAGGATGCTTATTTAACCTATCAAGCGGAATAACTGGAAAATTCTGCTTCAATCCCCAATAATCTGGCAAACTTTGAAAAAAGCTACAATTTAGTAGATACCGCTCCTGCACCTGCTCTTGAATCCGAATAATATCGCTATGATTCTTATGCTTTAGAATCTTAATTACTTTTTTGATAATAAGATGCACTAAAACTTCGGTATTACTCCTATCTTGTAAATCAATATAACCTAAATCAAAAAGTGTGAGTAGTGACTCCATATGCTCTAAACTATCGTGTAAATATTCAATAGCCGATTTTTCATTAATCGTATTATACAAATCCAAAAGCTCTTCTACAAGTGGAGGATTTTTGTCTTTTAAATGTAAAGCTTTTTCATCATACTCTTGTGAAAACAGCTCCAAAACAGGACTAATTAAAACTGCGTGACTAGCAGAAACATAACGCCCCGATTCAATAAAAATATCAGGCTCAGGCTCTTTTTTGTTTTTGGCAATTTCTTTAAGCGTGAAAATAACATTTCCACTAAATTCCCCAAGTGTATAATTGCGATTTTGATAGGCTTCATGCTGTGTGTATTCAACAGCCAAACCACCCCCAATATTCACATTATTAAGATTTTTTGCTCCCATTTTGCGCAATTCAGCATAAATATTCCCAGCTTCTCTTAAAGCTTTTTTAAGTGGCGCAATATCACTAATTTGACTGCCAATGTGAAAATGAATCATTGTAAATTGTTCTAATAACTTATTTTTTTGTAAAAGATAAATGGCTTCCACTAATTCAGTTGCAGTTAATCCAAATTTAGAATTAATTCCACCACTTTTTGCCCAAATTCCAATTCCTGTGCTATGGAGACGAATTCGCAATCCAATTTTAGGATAAGGCTTTCCCATAGCCTTTGCTACTTCAATGATTGTCTCTAGCTCATTTAATCCTTCAATAGTTAAAGTAATATCATGACCCATTTTAGCTGCAATAAAACCTAAAGAAATCATTTCTTTATCTTTAAAACCATTAACGGTAATAGGAGCATTTTCATTGGTATAAGCCATCGCAATAATAAGTTCTGACTTACTTCCAGCCTCTAGCCCATAGCAACGATTCTGTGTTTGTTCCATAAGAGGCAAAATAAAATTAGGAAAATGATTGACCTTAATAGGAAAAACTGCTTTGAATTTACCCTTGTAGTGATATTCTTTAATAGAATTTTCAAAATGTGAGAAGATTTTTTCAACTTGTTTCTTCATTAAATGAGGAAATCGAATGAGTAAAGGACCGCGATATCCTTCCTCACGCATTTGTTTAACAATATCAATTAATGCAGGTTTATTACCAAAATTAACTTTAACCTTACCATCTTCAATAATAAAATCATCATTTGCCCAATAATGAATACCATAATCTACCATATAACTTCCCTTACAGAATTAAATAAGGCAAATTTTAGCATAAGTCCATTACAAAGCAAATAGAATAATCAATAAAAAAGGCTAAGCCATAATATCTAGCAAACTTTGATACATAGAATCAGCTGTTTGCATACTTACTGCATTAGCCTCTACACCATTTTGTGCTGTTATGGTATTAGCTGTGCTTTGAGCTAAGTCTGTATTTGAAGTCTCCAAAGTTGCATTTTGCACATTAGCACTAATTCCGCTTTGAGCGCTAGAAAAAGCGTTATATCCAGAATAACTATTCATTGAAATTGGATCCATTTAGCATCTCCTTATTTATGTAAAAGCATTATACTACTAAATTCCAAAAGAATCTACTAAAATTTTATTTTAGCGATAATATTTTCTTAGTTTTTCATCAAGTGGAGATAATAATCGATAAAATGCTGGCACCACAAGCAAACTAAGAATCATTGATACCAGCAAACCACCAATTACAGCAATTCCCATAGGAGACTTTATCCCACTTCCAGCACCACCTGCTAAGGCTAGAGGCAACATTCCAAAAATCATTGCAATAGTTGTCATTAAAATTGGTCGCAACCGAGTTTCCCCTGCTTTAATAATAGCATTCTCTAACTCCATACCCCCTCTGTGTTTTTCATTAGCCACATCAATGATTAAAGTTGCATTTTTACCCACAAGTCCCATAAGCAACATAAGCCCCATAATGCTAAACAAACTAAGCGATTCTCCACTAATAAAAAGCCCCAAAAAAGCCCCTGTAAAACTCAAAGGCAAAGTAATCATAATAATTAAGGGCTGAATGAGTGATTCATATAAAGCTGCTAAAATAAAATAAATCAAAACAAACACCATAGTCATTGCCACAACAAAAGCTTCATTAGTTTCTTGCATATATTTAGCATAACCCTCAATTTTATAATGAACACCAGATTCTAACCAAGAATCTTTATTTTCTTCCAAAAAATTTGTAGCCTCACCCAAACTGATATTTTCTGCTAAATTAGCATACACCATCACGCTTTTTTGCCTATCATAATGCCTAATTGTAGTAACTCCCCCTACTTCTTTAATCTCCACAATCCCTTCTAAAAATACATTTTCTCCTTTTGCATTGCGTAAGGTAAGAGTTTTTAAGTCTTTTATTTGATTTCTTTTGGGGGCTAACAACACAATATTATATTCCTTGCCATTTTCACGATAATAAGAAATTTCTTGCGCACCACTAAAAGCACCATTGATTACCAAAGCGATTTCTTGAGCGCTAAATCCATACTGACTTGCTAAAGCTCGATTGATAGTTATTTCTAATTGTGGCGTTTGGGGTTTAATATTTGTGTGAATATCTTTGTATTTTCCACTTTGCTCCATAAAGCTAGTGATTCTCTCCACACTTGTTTGCAAAGCAGTATTATCTAGTGAATAAAGTGCTAATTGAAGTGGCGAATCATCTTCTCCTAAGCTAATTTGAGGAATCTCAATTAAAGCAATTTCTAAATCAAATTGCTTTGTATAATCTGCATAAACTCCTCTTAAAAACTGCATTACTTCTTGCAAATCTCTTTCTCTTTTATTATAAGGCACTAAACGCACATAAATTTTTGCTTCATAAATCTTTTTTTCTGCTGTATAACCAATCTTTAAAATGCTATATTCCACCTCTTTTTCTTGATTTAATCGCTCTTGTATAGCCAAAGCTTGTTTTTGCATTGCTTCTAGCGAGATTCCAGGCTTAGCAGTGAGATTAATATCAAATTCTGCCTTATCTTCTGAGGGCAAAAACTCTACTCCCAGTCGCGTAATCAAAAGGAGTGAAACCACAAAAATACTTACAATACTTAAAATCACAAAAGCTTTATGGGCTAACACCCATTTAAGAATCCGCACATATAGCAATTCTAAAGCCTTGAAATATTTCTCTGTTTGAAGATAAAAAGCGCTTTGTGTGTGATTAGCAACCCTTGAGCTTAACATAGGGATAAAGGTAATAACCACAAAAAAAGAAATAATAATACAAGCACCAAGACTAATACCAAAAGAAACAAAGAATCTCCCCGTAATTCCACCCATATTGGCAATAGGCACAAAAACTGACAAAAGCATTGCAGAAATAGCTATTAGTGCAAAAATAATTTCCTTAACCCCCATTAATGCTGCTTCTTTACGCGACATTCCTCCTTCAATTTTTTTATAAATATTTTCAATTACCACAATAGCATCATCAATAATAATCCCAATTGCCAAAGTAATTGCTATTAATGTTGTGAGATTTAAAGTCATACCCCAATAATACATAAACGCAAAAGTTCCCATAATAGAAGCAGGAATACTCAAACTTGCAATCCAAGTCATTGAAGCATTACGCAAAAAGAAAAACACTACAAAAACTGCCAAAAACGCACCCAAAATCAAATCAAGCTCCACCGCCCAAATCGTGTCTTTGATATAAGTAGTCGTATCTCTTAAAAGCATTAAATTGTATTTTGGACTACTTTCTTGCAAACTTGGCAGAATCTCTCTAATAGCATCTGTGATTTCAATCTCATTTGCCCCTGAAATCTTTTGTATTTCAAGCAAGATTCCACTGCCTTGAATATCTTTAGAAAGCAAGTTTGCAAAGCTTCTTTGCTCTTCTGTAGAATCTTCAATCTTAGCAATATCACTTAGCTTAATATTATCTCCCACAAGAATATCACCTAATTCTTTTAAATTATTAGAATCGGCTTGTGTGAGAATCTTCCATTCCTTATCTTTAGCGATGATTCTGCCCCCATCAATTTCTACATTTTGTGTGCCAATAGCTCTTGTTAAATCCAAATAAGTCAAGTTGTATTGATTGAGCAAAGTAGGATTAGGTATGATTTTAATCTCTCTTTCTAAAAATCCAACCAAATTAACCTTGCCCACGCCTTTGATGCGTTGTAATAAAGGCTTAATATTCCAATTTGTATGCGTATTTATTTCTAAAAGTTCTTTTTCATTGGTAATTGGAGTTTTAGATGACACAAAAAGCGAAATAATAGGCGCACCACCAACATTAAATTTTTCAACCACAGGAGATTTCACTTCACTTCCAAAGCTAACAGATAGCACCTTATCGCGCACATCATTAGCTGCAATTTCAAGGGGCTTTTCTAGCTCAAACTCCGCAACCACCACGCTCACGCTATCGCTACTATTAGAAGTGATTTTCTTTAGCGATTCAATCCCACTAATGGCTTCTTCAATCTTTTCTGTTACCTTGCTCTCAACAATCTCAGGATTAGCCCCAGGATAAAGCGTGGTAATGGTAATCACAGGAATATCAACATTAGGATAAAGTGAAACACTAAGTCTTTTTAGAGCATCTATACCAAAAAATATCAACGCCAAAACAAACATTAAAGTTGCAATGGGTCGCTCTATTGCTATTTTTGACATTATTGCCCCAAAATCAAACCATCACCAAAGATTCCAGAGGGCAAATCTCTTTTTAAGAGCGCCTCTGCTTTTGCCTTCTTGGTTTTCATATCAATACTAGGATAGATTTTTGTGAGAATTAAAGGGTCTTTTTGTGCAATATTTTGGAGTTTGTATTGAAATTTATCACCAACTTTGACTTGACTAAAATACTGCGAATCAAACTCAATCATTGCCTTTTTTTGCTTGGATTCTAATACAAAAAGTTTGCTTGAAATAGCCCCCACACCATCACCCACTTCAACAAATTTATTACTAATAACACCACTAAAGGGGGCATATAGGATAGTTTTATCCAAAAGCTCTTTTTGCAAATCATAGTTAGCTTGTGCTTTTTTAAACGCATAAAGACTAGATTGGTATTGAGATTGTATTCTTTCAAAAGTGTTTTTATCAATCACATTTTTAGAGGATTGATAACGCTTGTATTGAGATTCTAAAAAATTATATTCAATTCTAGCAGAATCCAAAGTTGCCTTGGCAATTTTCACATTTTCTTGCAAATCCTTTGCTTTAAGTGTGAGTAATTTCTCCCCTTTTTCAACAAAATCTCCTACTTCTACAAAAATCTCTTCTATAACGCCATTACTAGCTAAACTTAAAGTGGCACTTTGAGTGGCTTGGATATTAAAAGTCGCATAAATCTCCTCTCCAAATAATGGCAAAAAACATAAAATACTGATTAAAATTTGCCTCATAAAAACTCCTCTAGATTCTCACCATTAGAATAAAGAAATTCTGCCTTTTTAATCTCATAATCAAAACGCGCTTCATCATAAAAAGATTGTGCGTTAAAAAGATTTGAAAGTGCTTTTAGGTATTGTGTGTAGTCAATCAATTGTGAATTAAATTTTTCTTTTGCATAAGTATAGGCTATGGAAGCAGAAGTGAGTGCAGAAAAAGCCCACTGAATCTTTTCCTTTGCAGTTTCAAGGGCACTTTGGGCAATGATGCGCTCCCTTTTTTGAGAATCTTTTTGATGAGCGTATTCAAAGTTAGCTGCCAAGGCTTGTAAATGGGCTGATTCTTTGGCTTTTAGCGTCGCAAAAGAATCAAAAAGCACAAAAGAAACACTAACCCCAAAAATATTTTGATACTTAGGATCTTCAATAGAAATGGGAAAAGGAAGCGTTGGAATATTGCGATTATGGTATTGATAGTTTGTATAGCGATTGCTTAAGGCGATGGTTGGCAAATAAGTGTATTGCGTGGAAACACTTTCTAGGCTTTTGACATAATGGAATTGTGCTTGTAAATCTGCCCTTTGTTTTTGTGGTGTTTGAGCAGAAATTTCTTTAATATTTACCAAATCATCTAAAAGAAAATTCTCCACTCCGCTTAAAAGGCTTATTTGTTCTTTACGAGCTTCTAGAGCTAAATCAATATTTTCTAATTGATAAGAATTTTGTGCGAACTGCGATTTAATCGCCTCTAGCGTATCTTGTGAAGCAAGTCCAGATTCAAAAAAAGTCTGATATTTGATAATGCTTTGTTCTAATTCATTTTGCTGGCTTAAAAGTGCTTTGCGTTTTGATTTTAAAGCTAGAGCTTGAAAATATTCTTGAATGATTTTCAAAAAAATCTGCTGCTTCGTGCTTAAGGCAGAAAATTCAGAAGCTTTGATTTTATGGTCTTGAATCGAAAATTTCCCTTCTCTTTTTAATCCATCAAACAAAAGCCAAGAAGCTTCAACAAAAGGTCCATTTACGCTTTTGGGATAAAAAAGGTCTGGATTATTGATATTTTGATAGGCATAGCCTACTTCAACTTTGGGCAAATATCCAGAATAAAGTGCCTTTTTTTCTTCCTTTAGGGCTTGAGTTTGGTAATTTTTTGATTCTAGCAGGGGATTATTATTAGCATTAATAATAAGAGACTTTAGAGGATTTGCAGATATATCTATACAAAAAAGACAAAAAACCATTAAAGACATTATCTTTTTTGACATTTTTCCCCTTTGATTATCAAGATTCTATTGAAAATATTCCTATGCAATTTCTCAAGAATTGTATCTAAAAAACCACTAAAAGAAACTTTTTGCAAATAAGTTATTTAAAACCACTAGATAGGAGAATCCCTATTTTTAAAAATTAGCTATGAATCTTGATTTAGATATTCTTGCAAAAGAATATGAAGTTTTTCTTTAAGCTCTAAAGGGGAGATAATCTTGATATAAGGTATCCATTGTTTTACCACATTTAAAAGCTCATCATCATAAGAAAAACGCACATTCAAAATAAAATATTTTTCATCCTCATCTACTATTTCACAATATTCAAATAATTTTTTTCTAAAAAAATAATCTTTTCCCTTTTTATCTAGCTTGATTGTCGCTTCTTTGGTCGCATTAAGCCAGATGCTTGCATCCTCTTTGATTTGTTGTAAAAATTCTTGCTGTGGAGTAAAATTCTGCTTTGTAATTTTTAGATTCTTTATCTTGCTTAATGCAAAATGCTTTAACTTGCCCTTTTCATCGACTAAAACATACCAAATCCCTTTATTATTAATAAGCTTATAGGGATTAACCTCACGATTCTTATCTTTATCTTTATAGACAAAACTCAAAACATTATGCTTCACAATAGCTATGCTTATGGATTCAAATAATTCATAACTCACTTTTTCAAAGCCTTCATTTTTTACCATAAAAACGCTATTTACTTTAGAGTTTAGCAAATCTGTTATAAAATCCTTATCCAGTTTTGGATAAAGCTCTTGAATCCCGCTTAACATAGCAAAATTTTGTATATCTTTAAAACTAAGCTTACCGAGAACAAAAGATTCTAAAAAATACTTGCCATTTTCTTTTTTGATAGGCATAAAAGAAAGTCTTTGGTTTAAATCTCTTTGTATGGTTCTAATATCTACGCCAAACTCACTTGCTAACTCTTCTAAACTAAACCTTCCCCCATCATTAAAACGCATTAAAATTTGCGCTAAACGCACTGCAAGTTTATCGTGATTCACAATTATTCATAACCCTTATTTTAATATGACAATCTCTACAAATTTTAAAAAAAGCATCACCCTCTCTATTATATATCCATTTATGCTCTGGCTTACCAAATCTTTCATGTTCACACAAACTACATCTTTCAATAATAACACATTGTTTGTTTTTATCTGCTCTTTCATAATTATGAAAATAATCACTTTGCTTAAACCCACATAATTCACACACTCTATATCCATAACATCTGTTAGGATTTTCTATCACAGGTGGTTCATTGAAAAAATGTTTGCTTTTTGTAATATATTCTCCACAATCAGGGCAAACTTTTGAAAAAAGCATTCGGGTTTACCCTCTTCATTTTTAAATTCTCCCGCATGTCAATTAGTTGCACATTTAATTTTTAAAACTGTATCCACGATAACCTCTGTTGCAGAAGTTGCTTTTTCTTTTACCGCTTCTGAAGCTTCAAGTGCTTTTTCTTTTAAACTATCTAAAAATCCCACAAAAACTCCTTGGCTATTTAATGAATTGCAAAATAATCGAAGCGATACTAGTTATTAAAGCTAGACTTGAAATTACAATACTAAAAGTAGTATTTTTCTTGCTAATTTTAAACTCTAAATCACTAATTTTACTTTCTTTTTCTTTTATATCATTTTCTATTTGCATTTTAAAATTAATAAATTCTTGATAATGAGTCTCTATTAATTTGTGTTGTTCATCATCAATTTGTCGCTTTTTATCAAGACGCTCTTCAAGCTCTTTTATATCTTCTTCTATATCTTTTATATCTTCTTTTGTCTCATATATTTCTTGTTTTGCTTTTTGCATTTCAGCAATACGTTGTTGTGCTTGATGACAAATTGTTGCTGTAATTTCTTTACTAATTTTTCTTGTATCATTTGACAAACTTTGCATAGCTTTTTCATCTTTTTCATATTTTTCATATATCATTAACGCCATTTCATTTATCATTAAATCCGCAAAAACCATATCACAGCAAATAAGTTTGATAGTTTCTTGTATAAGTTCATTTTGAGCTCCTATAGCTTCAGCATTTGCTATATCAGCATCAGATAGTGCATTAATCTTTCTATCTCTTTCGCTTTCAGCAAATGGATTTATAGTTTCAAAAAATGAATTTTTTATATTTTTGGCTTTACAAGCCAACTCTTTAGCTCTAACA from the Helicobacter colisuis genome contains:
- a CDS encoding efflux RND transporter periplasmic adaptor subunit, translating into MRQILISILCFLPLFGEEIYATFNIQATQSATLSLASNGVIEEIFVEVGDFVEKGEKLLTLKAKDLQENVKIAKATLDSARIEYNFLESQYKRYQSSKNVIDKNTFERIQSQYQSSLYAFKKAQANYDLQKELLDKTILYAPFSGVISNKFVEVGDGVGAISSKLFVLESKQKKAMIEFDSQYFSQVKVGDKFQYKLQNIAQKDPLILTKIYPSIDMKTKKAKAEALLKRDLPSGIFGDGLILGQ
- a CDS encoding efflux RND transporter permease subunit, with product MSKIAIERPIATLMFVLALIFFGIDALKRLSVSLYPNVDIPVITITTLYPGANPEIVESKVTEKIEEAISGIESLKKITSNSSDSVSVVVAEFELEKPLEIAANDVRDKVLSVSFGSEVKSPVVEKFNVGGAPIISLFVSSKTPITNEKELLEINTHTNWNIKPLLQRIKGVGKVNLVGFLEREIKIIPNPTLLNQYNLTYLDLTRAIGTQNVEIDGGRIIAKDKEWKILTQADSNNLKELGDILVGDNIKLSDIAKIEDSTEEQRSFANLLSKDIQGSGILLEIQKISGANEIEITDAIREILPSLQESSPKYNLMLLRDTTTYIKDTIWAVELDLILGAFLAVFVVFFFLRNASMTWIASLSIPASIMGTFAFMYYWGMTLNLTTLIAITLAIGIIIDDAIVVIENIYKKIEGGMSRKEAALMGVKEIIFALIAISAMLLSVFVPIANMGGITGRFFVSFGISLGACIIISFFVVITFIPMLSSRVANHTQSAFYLQTEKYFKALELLYVRILKWVLAHKAFVILSIVSIFVVSLLLITRLGVEFLPSEDKAEFDINLTAKPGISLEAMQKQALAIQERLNQEKEVEYSILKIGYTAEKKIYEAKIYVRLVPYNKRERDLQEVMQFLRGVYADYTKQFDLEIALIEIPQISLGEDDSPLQLALYSLDNTALQTSVERITSFMEQSGKYKDIHTNIKPQTPQLEITINRALASQYGFSAQEIALVINGAFSGAQEISYYRENGKEYNIVLLAPKRNQIKDLKTLTLRNAKGENVFLEGIVEIKEVGGVTTIRHYDRQKSVMVYANLAENISLGEATNFLEENKDSWLESGVHYKIEGYAKYMQETNEAFVVAMTMVFVLIYFILAALYESLIQPLIIMITLPLSFTGAFLGLFISGESLSLFSIMGLMLLMGLVGKNATLIIDVANEKHRGGMELENAIIKAGETRLRPILMTTIAMIFGMLPLALAGGAGSGIKSPMGIAVIGGLLVSMILSLLVVPAFYRLLSPLDEKLRKYYR
- a CDS encoding ankyrin repeat domain-containing protein yields the protein MNEISLEEEKRFGELCNMAFNFARNNEFENLRIMIEAGLNVNLKTHRGDTLLMLAAYNNSLETAKMLLEKGAKVDEKNDRGQTPLAGVCFKGYLDMAKLLVSNGANIDENNGLGMTPFSFAIMFGRKDVARYLMIHSKQSLFKKISFLILNLLKK
- the cysE gene encoding serine O-acetyltransferase — its product is MKYSTSLFGIIKEDFRVILEKDPAINSKIELFFNYPGLIALVHYRLAHKLHLKGFKILARILMGFTQWITNIDIHPACKIGHRVFIDHGIGVVIGETAEVGNEVTIYQGVSLGGVSLEKTKRHPTIEDNVVIGAGAKVLGNITIGANSKIGANSVVITSVPPNSTAVGIPAKVVVKGKSNDLNKIPDIQFQLFNYLQKRLELLESQIPHSEELQASIEKLNLIYYEFLKSRRE
- the speA gene encoding arginine decarboxylase, producing the protein MVDYGIHYWANDDFIIEDGKVKVNFGNKPALIDIVKQMREEGYRGPLLIRFPHLMKKQVEKIFSHFENSIKEYHYKGKFKAVFPIKVNHFPNFILPLMEQTQNRCYGLEAGSKSELIIAMAYTNENAPITVNGFKDKEMISLGFIAAKMGHDITLTIEGLNELETIIEVAKAMGKPYPKIGLRIRLHSTGIGIWAKSGGINSKFGLTATELVEAIYLLQKNKLLEQFTMIHFHIGSQISDIAPLKKALREAGNIYAELRKMGAKNLNNVNIGGGLAVEYTQHEAYQNRNYTLGEFSGNVIFTLKEIAKNKKEPEPDIFIESGRYVSASHAVLISPVLELFSQEYDEKALHLKDKNPPLVEELLDLYNTINEKSAIEYLHDSLEHMESLLTLFDLGYIDLQDRSNTEVLVHLIIKKVIKILKHKNHSDIIRIQEQVQERYLLNCSFFQSLPDYWGLKQNFPVIPLDRLNKHPTRSASLWDITCDSDGEIAFDKNYPLFLHDIDVNNEEYFLGFFLVGAYQEVLGMRHNLFTHPTEFSVVFNEKGKYEIENLLEAQTILDVLDDLDFDTKEIERRLKQKLDESVEIPQDEKKEVLGQLYVMLSENGYLRTVFKSQGELN
- a CDS encoding flagellar basal body rod C-terminal domain-containing protein yields the protein MDPISMNSYSGYNAFSSAQSGISANVQNATLETSNTDLAQSTANTITAQNGVEANAVSMQTADSMYQSLLDIMA
- a CDS encoding catalase; its protein translation is MKKLTNDFGNIVADNQNSLSAGPKGPLLLQDYILLEKLAHQNRERIPERVVHAKGSGAYGELKITADISQFTKAKVLQKGEVTPLFLRFSTVAGESGAADAERDVRGFAIKFYTKEGNWDLVGNNTPTFFIRDAYKFPDFIHTQKRDPRTNLRNANAAWDFWTLCPEALHQITILMSDRGIPASYRHMHGFGSHTYSLINDKGERFWVKFHFKTQQGIKNLTNKEAEEIIAKDRESHQRDLYNSIEKGDFPKWTFQVQILPENEVDKLGFNPFDLTKVWPHSIVPLMDIGEMILNKNPQNYFNEVEQAAFSPSNIVPGIGFSPDKMLQGRIFSYPDAHRYRVGTNYHLLPINRARSEVNTYNVAGAMNFDEYKNKSAYYEPNSYDDSPKEDKNYLEPDLNLEAAAQRYAPLDNDFYTQPKALFDIMNDSQKEQLFNNIASSMEGVEQKIIDKALMHFEKISKEYAEGVKKALSK